The genomic interval AgctgcaatatttgtatatttttgagTAAGTACACACATTTATTTGTTGTGAAAATAGTTTTATGAAATtcaaaaaatacttaaacacTGAAATATTCAGAAAATGCAATAAGTAACACACACTGTAACACTCTCACATGCacttaaatatttgtatttgcaGAAGTGACTTACTTCGGATATCGTAGAGCTGCACTATTGTTCACTACACAGGCTCTAGGGTCCGAGCGGAGATGCGCTCTGCGTGAGCACGCGTGCGCACAAACCTTTATAAACCGTGAGAGATTTGTCTTGTAATTGACAATGGTCACTGGGAGGTAATCAGTTCGTTTGTAGGCACTCCGTCCTTCTTCCACGACGCTATGACGCATGACGCCGCAGCGCAATCATTGTCACCCTGCATTTAATGGCTGCTGTTCTCCTGGGTGATATCAACTCGGCCACAATTGCCGGAAACGTGTGGTTACGCAAATATGATGAACaagtttcatgttataaacAACGACGTTGTTTTTCACATTTCCGCGTTAAGGGAGTAATCGATGCTtaagtatggagtttgtttgaGTTGTTTTTTGAAgatctttaattaattaaccaaATGTAGAGCAATTAAGAAAGGGAAAAGGATATGAAGGGAAATCTATCTGAAAGAAGGGAGATACGTGTAAACGTTAATTAATTTTGCGATTGATTTTGGTAAGTgacaattaaattatattaaactaTAGATAAACGTACTTACATagtatattaattgaatttaatattattaagtaaaaTCTCGCTGGTAGGTTATTCGACATTATTGTATGTCCTTACATTGTGATTTGGACAAAGTTAATTTAGTACCGACTGAAACAGCCGTAAAACGGCCATCTGCTGGGTAGATGACTTTCTACCTTCATTGATGTTTCAGTCGAAGTTGGGAAAATTTAAGTTTGTAGACTCTTTGAAAATTCAACTGATAGTTTATACCTAGGTACTTCATTTTAAAGTTGTAAAAATGTTTGTGCTTTAATTACAGAAACTGATTaaacttaatcaaaaatatGGCAGTATGATTTTTCCTACGCTCTGCACGTATTATAAAAATCTAATGCAATGCAACATGAATTAGCACTTTGCGGGCGTTTCCTAAAAGCGGTGATTTTGAACACTAATGGCTGTGACGATCACAAATTGTTCCAAAATTACACCTGTACGCGATTGTAGACGGAAGTGTGTAGAGTATGACAAATTCGGTGAAATGATTGCAGAGACGTCTTGAATTACTCTCACGCTCGGTTGGCTGAAGGTCGTCTTCACAAGGCCATCTGTCATCCTTATCCATATACAGTACATTACCGCATACGGACAAAACCAAACTTTTTTGCCATATTGTGCTGTAGACTGCAGAGCATACATCACAAACAACATAACCTAGGACAGATGAGGAATTATTGTGTGTATATTTCCCATGTTATAAACTTCTGAAGTTGGTAAGTGTTTCAGCTCTAGGGAAAATAATGTTGCAATCTGTAAAACTGTACTAGGTATGTATGTGAAAGTACCCAATGCTAAATGCTAAATAGGTATCTTTTATTAAcagattttaatattataatattgtcgTAAATGGTGTAagtatgtcttgttggtgttaataaataaaaataaaataatattttgtagagaGACAGGCTTTCTTAGGTATTCCATGATATCATTTTCTTGTCCTCCAAAGATTTTACCATGGATTCTggcaaacggcaactttttgggtTGAATTTGGAAATGCTAGAGAGCGATTAATCTTAGGTAGGTATTCGACTTAAAATAGAAACTGTCGCCCACGCATTTGTATGTTTATACGTAAAGTTCTTAGAATTTTTATGGTTACTTTAAGCGAGCTTGTCTTGTGTTACCTGGCCTACGACTTTGTACTTATGTGGGTAAATACTAGTTGTTACTTTACATTTGCGTAACGCTACTTAATTGCAGTACAAGAAAAGCGTTTAAGGTGTGACTGAGTTCATTAGAATATAGCGTAATTGTGTTTTTTACAGTCACTCTGAGCTGAGTAATTGTTTACTAGTTCTATTGTTTGTTTCGTAAGGGCTaagtatacgagtaggtatagaGGTAGCTTGTAAGGGAATCTTCGTTATTAGAATTGAACCGAGATGAACTTTGCAATCGTGAATTGTTCTTCCAATCTTTACAACCTGTATAAACTACTATCCCAATATTAAACAGAAAATCGtgttaaaatgtaataatgCATTGCATGCATAGCAattgcaatacttatttttttattaagtctACTATCCTTTGATTCTCATCACGTAGCTCGGGCAGATTAGGTACTTAACACATCTAAAAAAGTTTTCATGAAAATCCTGtccagtcagcgtcaaatacttaGTTCGAGACAATAAAGTAGCTAAAAAATtcgtaacacgtctttgtttacatctatatttataaaagcgaaaggtcactgattgactgactcactcactcatcacgaaatctcagaaactacaacaACTAGCTAgcaggagtctcaaattttgcatgggggttccttttagaacgtaggtgctcactaagaacggattttacgaaactctacccctaagagggtgaaacgggatctacgcgtaggtatgtaggtacgaagtcgcgggcggccgctagtttggaataaggttgtgttaactttttggctactttgggtgtcgccaaatatttgacgctgactgcacGTAAACTTTTTATAGTCAAGTGCATCCTAGTAGGAACGTCGCCCTAAGGAATGCATCAATCATTATCAACGTGTGATCGCTTCGTAGATGTCTCTAATAGTCAAGAGCCCGCTGCGGTGCAGTAAGAGGCTACAAGTAGGTACAGGGGGCCTCGCGCTGACCCGTGTCGGTGTAATTGAGTCACGGTCGTATATGCACGTATTCTAATGGCAGTCATGTAACTTGTATGTACTTTTAACTAATGAAAATAATACGcaagttttattaatacaatcCTCTACCGAATTATTAGTTAGGTTTAGGTATAACTAATTCCTCCATTCAAATAACGTTCTGAAACTGTTGCTCTTTATCATTAACAACTTGCGTCttgaatgaaaaaaatattaaaagtgaacattaataatagtttttgtttcatattttaagCGATGAAATACGTGGGTGAAAATATCACAAgcgtaatacagggtgtttaaaattagtttaattaGTACTAAAGTCTTGTAAACTTTCGACCCTATTTGAATATTGAAGGTTAAAATAACTAGTGTGGTTCTGTGCGTGCTGATTGAAAGAATGTAAATCGGTATGCAGGTCACATATTCTCTAAGCATAAACGACTGAATAAATGGCTCCATGAAGCCCCACATGGAGCGGGGACACTCAAACGGTTTATTGTTCATctgtttataatatttagttCCTGGTTTTACTAATTCTACAACCATAATACAATGAAAACAatgcattatttttaaattatttattgaggcattaaattttactaaaatggcaacagaatatttatttttgtacacATTATAAAATTTGAAATACATAAGAATATAATGCATTTTGAGACGATTTTTTTACTGAGATTATTGAATACGTACATCTATTTATACAAGTATACAATTTTGTACAACATCGTCTCATTTTTatgtgtaggtaggtagatatttTACGTcgtacttaaaattatttataaataaaggcCCGTCATCGTACCAAAATTTTGAGATCGTCCAAGAACAATATTATCGGGCAATCTCAAAATTGTTCTTATGTTAATAACATTTCATTCTGATGGAATTCTATCAAAATATCTATTGCTTATTTTTTGCCTTATCGTTCGTTTCGCCGGTAAGTGCTCTGGAGCGCACTGCTATTCTACGTAAACCCTTTTTCATCGGTTTAATCTCGTTCATGAGGAGATTTTCTAATTCAGTGAAGGATTTGATTTCCTTCAAGTCGCCAAAGTTAGCGCTGCGTCCTCCGTTCAACCTGCCTAGGTATTTGTAGACGTCGCTGCTCGCTTGACATTGAGCGCAGTTGTACGGCACTGGGACAGCGTTGGGGAAGTTTTGTTGTGCCGAGTTCATTCCTGTAGCGTTGCCGGgacagtatgggacgaaaacaACTGGGACGAATCCTATGATGCCGTAGGGTGCATATGCCGGGGCCATGCTATTGGGTGGAGCCTGGGAGGGGGGAGCTTGAGGCGCTTGGGGATGGCCTGGTGCCGTTGCAGAAGAGTCGTTCTTGCCGGGGTTTAGAAGGTAGCACGGACAAGTTGAGGGACTGGGCACGATTGGCAGTGGGTATGGAATGACGTAGATAGGGAAGGGAGGCATTTGTCCCGCAGGCGGTGGGTAGTATGGAGGCTGCACGCCTGTGCCAGTCGGGGAGCCCTCTGAGTCACCTCCTGAAACAAAATACATTACACGTTTAATTTGTAAGTCCACTGTCATCATATATATCTTATAACTTCTTGTAATTGCTTGCTGcttataaagaaagaaaaataaataaagaaaaaataactctgtctgtctgtcttactttcacgcctaaaccactgaaccgattttgatgaaatttgacatagatatagtttgagtcccggaaaaggacataggatagtttttatcccggtttttgaaacagggacgcgcgcgatatagtttttctgtgacagacaaaattccacgcgggcgaagccgcgggcggaaagctagttttaatataaacaaatacgagtaatacaaataaaaatgttagtcaaaaatctaaaaataatctaAGACTTTCTGTCTGAAATTACCGGTTGGGAAAATAAGCTAAACAGAAATGTTCTAACTAGTAATAGTGTAACTTGATAGATTTTTTCCCAACGAGTTCACTATGCTTATTTCTGAAGTAGAAtgataaatctaaaaaataaatacgaacCTGGGTATCCTGGCTGTCCTGGTTGGCCTGGGCCTCCTGGCTGTCCTGGTGTTCCTGGCTGACCTGGTTGACCCGGGTAGCCAGGTTGTCCAGGTTGTcctggctgtcctggtgtgCCGGGCTGTCCAGGGCCTCCTGGCTGACCTGGTTGTCCTGGGTAACCTTGCTGTCCGGGTTGTCCTGGGTATCCTGGTGTGCCGGACTGTCCAGGGCCTCCTGGCTGACCTGGTTGTCCTGGGTAACCTGGCTGTCCGGGTTGTCCTGGCTGTCCAGGGCCTCCTGGCTGACCTGGTTGTCCTGGGTAACCTGGCTGTCCGTGTTGTcctggctgtcctggtgtgCCGGGCTGTCCAGGGCCTCCTGGCTGACCTGGTTGTCCTGGGTAACCTGGCTGTCCTGGCTGTCCGGGTTGTCCTGGCTGTCCTGGCTGACCTGGATGTCCTGGGTAGCCAGGTTGTCCGGGTTGTCCTGGGTGTCCTGGTTGACCTGGGCTGCCTGGTTGACCAGGTGTTCCGGGTTTACCAGGTTGTCCTGGCTGTCCTGGTTGGCTTGGGCCTCCTGGCTGGCCTGGTGTTCCTGGTTGACCAGGTTGTCCTGGGTAGCCAGGTTGTCCGGGTTGTCCTGGGTAGCCAGGTTGTCCGGGTTGTCCTGGGTATCCTGGTTGACCTGGGACGCCTGGTTGTCCAGGTGTTCCGGGTTTAACAGGTTGTCCTGGTTGTCCGGGTTGTCCTGGGTATCCTGGTTGACCTGGGCCACCTGGTTGACCAGGTGTTCCTGGTTTACCAGGTTGTCCTGGTTGTCCTGGTTGGCTTGGGCCTCCTGGCTGTCCTGGGGTTGATGGCTGACCTGGTTGTCCGGGTTGTCCTGGGTATCCTGGTTGACCCGGTCCGCCTGGTTGACCAGGTGTTCCCGGTTTACCAGGTTGTCCTTGTTGTCCGGGTTGTCCTGGGTAGCCAGGTTGTCCGGGTTGTCCTGGGTGTCCTGGTTGACCTGGGCCGCCTGGTTGACCTGGTTGTCCTGGGTAACCTGGCTGTCCGGGCTGTCCTGGTTGGCCTGGGCCTCCTGGCTGTCCTGGTGTTCCTGGGTGACCTGGTTGTCCTGGGTAGCCAGGTTGTCCGGGTTGTCCTGGGTGTCCTGGTGTGCCAGGCTGTCCAGGGCCTCCTGGCTGACCTGGTTGTCCTGGGTAACCTGACTGTCCTGGTTGTCCTGGCTGTCCTGGTATTCCTGGGTGTCCTGGTTGACCAGGTGTACCGGGTTTACCAGGTTGTCCTGGCTGTCCAGGTTGTCCTGGGTAGCTAGGTTGTCCGGGTTGCCCTGGGTGTCCTGGTTGATCTGGGCCGCCTGGTTGACCTGGTTGTCCTGGGTAACCTGGCTGTCCGGGCTGTCCTGGTTGGCCTGGGCCTCCTGGCTGTCCTGGTGTTCCTGGCTGACCTGGTTGTCCTGGGTAGCCAGGTTGTTCGGGTTGTCCTGGGTGTCCTGGTGTGCCAGGCTGTCCAGGGCCTCCTGGCTGACCTGGTTGTCCTGGGTAGCCAGGTTGCCCGGGTTGTCCTGGGTGTCCTGGTTGTCCTGGGTAGCCAGGTTGTCCTGGCTGTCCTGGTTGTCCTGGGCCTCCTGGCTGTCCTGGTGTTCCTGGCTGACCTGGTTGTCCTGGGTAGCCAGGTTGTCCGGGTTGTCCTGGGTATCCTTGTTGACCTGGGCCGCCTGGTTGACCAGGTGTTCCGGGTTTACCAGGTTGTCCGGGTTGTCCTAGTTGTCCTGGGCCTCCTGGCTGTCCTGGTGTTCCTGGCTGACCTGGTTGACCTGGGTAGCCAGGTTGTCCGGGTTGTCCTGGGTGTCCTGGTTGTCCTGGGTAGCCAGGTTGTCCTGGCTGTCCTGGTTGTCCTGGGCCTCCTGGCTGTCCTGGTGTTCCTGGCTGACCTGGTTGACCTGGGTAGCTAGGTTGTCCGGGTTGTCCTGGGTGGCCTGGTTGTCCTGGGTATCCTTGTTGACCTGGGCCGCCTGGTTGACCAGGTGTTCCGGGTTTACCAGGTTGTCCGGGTTGTCCTGGTAGTCCTGGGCCTCCTGGCTGTCCTGGTGTTCCTGGCTGCCCTGGTTGTCCTGGGTAGCCAGGTTGTCCGGGTTGCCCTGGGTATCCTTGTTGACCTGGGCCGCCTGGTTGACCAGGTGTTCCGGGTTTACCAGGTTGTCCGGGCAGTCCTGGTTGGCCTGGGCCTCCTGGCTGTCCTGGAGTTCCTGGCTGACCTGGTTGACCTGGGTAGCCAGGTTGTCCGGGTTGTCCTGGGTGTCCTGGTTGTCCTGGGTAGCCAGGTTGTCCTGGGTAGCCAGGTTGTCCTGGCTGTCCTGGTTGGCCTGGGCCTCCTGGCTGTCCTGGTGTTCCTGGCTGACCTGGTTGACCTGGGTAGCCAGGTTGTCCGGGTTGTCCTGGGTGACTTGGTTGTCCTGGGTAGCCAGGTTGTCCTGGCTGTCCTGGTTGGCCTGGGCCTCCTGGCTGTCCTGGTGTTCCTGGGTGACCTGGTTGTCCTGGGTAGCCAGGTTGTCCGGGTTGTCCTGGGTGTCCTGGTTTTCCTGGGTAACCAGGTTGTCCTGGTTGACCTGGTCCGCCTGGTTGACCAGGTGTTCCTGGTTTACCAGGTTGTCCTGGCTGACCTGGTTGACCTGGGTAGCCAGGTTGTCCGGGTTGTCCTGGCTGTCCTGGTTGGCCTGGGCCTCCTGGCTGTCCTGGTGTTCCTGGGTGACCTGGTTGTCCTGGGTAGCCAGGTTGTCCGGGTTGTCCTGGGTGTCCTGGTTGTCCTGGATAACCAGGTTGTCCGGGTTGTCCTGGTTGACCTGGTCCGCCTGGTTGACCAGGTGTTCCTGGTTTACCAGGTTGTCCTGGCTGACCTGGTTGACCTGGGTAGCCAGGTTGTCCTGGGCCTCCAGGCTGTCCGGGTTGTCCTGGGTAGCCAGGTTGTCCGGGTTGTCCTGGGTAGCCAGGTTGACCTGGGCCGCCTGGTTGACCAGGTGTTCCGGGTTTACCAGGTTGTCCGGGTTGTCCTGGTTGTCCTGGGCCTCCTGGCTGTCCTGGTGTTCCTGGCTGACCTGGTTGACCTGGGTAGCCAGGTTGTCCGGGTTGTCCTGGGTGACCTGGTTGTCCTGGGTAGCCAGGTTGTCCTGGCTGTCCTGGTTGTCCTGGTTGTCCTGGTCCGCCTGGTTGACCAGGTGTTCCTGGTTTACCAGGTTGTCCTGGCTGACCTGGTTGTCCTGGGTAGCCAGGTTGTCCTGGGCCTCCTGGCTGTCCGGGTTGTCCTGGGTAGCCAGGTTGTCCGGGTTGTCCTGGGTAGCCAGGTTGACCTGGGCCGCCTGGTTGACCAGGTGTTCCGGGTTTACCAGGTTGTCCGGGTTGTCCTGGTTGTCCTGGGCCTCCTGGCTGTCCTGGTTGACCTGGGTAGCCAGGTTGTCCGGGTTGTCCTGGGTGACCTGGTTGTCCTGGGTAGCTAGGTTGTCCTGGCTGTCCTGGTTGTCCTGGTTGTCCTGGGCCTCCTGGCTGTCCTGGTGTTCCTGGCTGACCTGGTTGACCTGGGTAGCCAGGTTGTCCGGGTTGACCTGGGTGACCTGGTTGTCCTGGGTAGCCAGGTTGTCCTGGCTGTCCTGGTGTTCCTGGGTGACCTGGTTGTCCTGGGTAGCCAGGTTGTCCGGGTTGTCCTGGGTGTCCTGGTGTGCCAGGCTGTCCAGGGCCTCCTGGCTGTCCTGGTTGTCCTGGGTAATGTCCCGGTTGTCCTGGGTAACCAGGCTGTCCAGGTTGCCCGGGACTTCCTGGCTGTCCTGGTTGTCCTGGTGTTCCTGGGTATCCAGGCTTTCCAGGGCCTCCTGGTTGTCCTGTTTGGCCTGGGTATCCTGGTTGGCCTGGGCCTCCTGGGGTACCAGGTGAGCCTGGGGTGCCGGGTGAACCTGGGGTGCCGGGTGATCCTGGAGTACCGGGGCGACCAGGAGTGCCAGGTTGTCCTTTAACAGTGCATAATAATACTAAGTTAATGCGAGTATtcgtgttatttatttatttacgagtatgttGCTTTTCGATAAGTTATTTTCGATTAggatattattgaaataatttatagCTGTATGTTGGGACAGTCAAATCAGATAATATGAGAGCAGGACGTTGATTTATAAGTGGTCTTTACTTTAACTTAAAGGTAATACAGGAACGAAAgctgaatttttatttatttcttaggtTTATGGCAAGTTATTTTGGTTTGAAGAATGTTAGGTTTTTGGTTAGGTTACTCAGAGTAATAATTTCACTACATACCTGGTCCACCAGGTTTTCCTGGTTGTCCGGGGTAGCTTCCACCGCCTACACCAGGTCCGCCTGGGCCACCCGGGCCGCCTGGGCCGCCGGGGCTGCCAGGACTACCAGGGGTGCCGGGAGATCCGGGACTTCCGGGTGTGCCAGGGTAGTAACCGCCTTGACCTTTGGGTACAAATGAGACAAGAATATAATTTCTGAACAAATCATTCACAATTTAACTTTATTTGACTATGTTAAGTTTGGTTTCATTAACTACACAACTAAAGTATAGGTAAATACtttacatggtagcaatcccgtcagtaataataattatgttagtgaccatgaaagtttaaaacaaaactAGGTTATACAGGAACGAAagctgaattttcatttttttcttagttAGGTTTATGGAAAGTTATTTAGGTTTGCAGAATGTTAGGTTTTCGGTTAGGTTACTCAGATGTAATAATTTCACTACATACCTGGTCCACCAGGTTTTCCTGGTTGTCCGGGGTAGCTTCCACCGCCTACACCAGGTCCGCCTGGGCCACCTGGGCCGCCTGGGCCGCCGGGGCTGCCAGGACTGCCAGGGGTGCCGGGAGATCCGGGAGTTCCGGGTGTGCCAGGGTAGTAACCGCCTTGACCTTTGAGTACAAATGAGACAAGAATATATTTTCTGAACAAATCATtcattaaaatcgtaataaaattgtaacaacTGTACGCAACTTAGGAAAAGGACAGTAGAATGAAAGAAGTtacttcatagcgataagaatACCTAAATTATGTTCTCTTTTTTGTATTTCTATTGGTTTGTGTTTCCAGGtctacaataaattatatttattgttatcaatcatattgtaaatattataaaattataaaccaaaaaatattttttctttcttttctagtGGGTCTAGACTCTAGAGGTTACAATTTCACTTTATTTGACTCTGTTAAATTTGGTTTCATTTATCTAAACAACTAAAGTATttacctatgtaggtatatgGTAGAAATGTTTACCTGGGTAGTAGCCTGAACCGGGTGGTCCTCCTGGGCCGCCTGGGCCGCCAGGGCCTCCGGGTCCACCTGGTGAACCGGGTGAGCCGGGAGTACCGGGAGTGCCGGGTGTTCCCGGGTAGTATCCtggaataatataatattttttaaactttgacagcaaacacttaggctgagttgcactacctaacttaaACAGTAACCGGCGTgttttgtattgagtttgacaTCAGACATTAAATTTGttgaagttaaagtaaggtggtgcaactcagacaaATGGAACGAatttaaaaacatttgtatCAGGATAAGATGTGGTATATTTTACTGATAGAATAGATAattgtaatattaaaaaaatatttcgctaTTATAAAATCGACAGCGCATTAGTGGGACTATAGTTCATTTTAGCACGTATTATAACATTAGATGTCACAATGTAAAGGTACATTTGTGCatactaaataaaaatgtacctgGTCCACTTGGGCCTCCAGGTCCTGAAGGTCCGCCGGGTCCGCCAGGTCCAGATGGGCCACTGGGTCCTCCTGGAATGAATAATCTAGGTAGTACAACAGTAGTTTCAGTAGTACATCAATGATTTAGATTGGTGTCGCACCTTTTATGTGATATTCAGAACATTTTTACAGAATAGAAAATATCTAACATAGGGCATTCAATTTTATGTAAATTTGATAAATcagtatgtatttttttgtttacttcGGATACATAGTAGGCAAAATTCTACCTGGGTAGTAACCGCCTGAGCCGGGACCACCTGGGCCTCCGGGTCCGCCTGGGCCGCCAGGAGAACCGGGAGTGCCAGGGCTACCGGGGGTTCCGGGGGTTCCGGGTGTGCCAGGGTAGTAACCGCCTTGTCCTGTGATTAAAAAATTTaatcgtatttatttatttgtttaactattCATATCATTTAATTAGCCGATAATATTTAGTACACGGATTTGTCCGTGCATTCGCCTATAAAACAGGAGTGCTAAGGTGCTAACTTTGTAATGAAACCAAGAACTAGTTTtcaagtaaattaataaaaaacgcCGATTTATAATCATAATAGCCTATAATGGTTAGATACCTATAAATTGTAGCTCTACTTTTCAGTGATGCTGAATGCAAGCGCTTCTTGCTATCTATGGATATTTttggttaaaataataattaacctaaattaaagaaacttatttttattcttatttcaaCAGTGTTAAGTTACCTGGATAGTAAGGGCCTTGTCCTTGTCCGCCGGGTCCGCTAGGGCCCCCAGGGCCACCAGGGCCGCCGGGTCCACCAGGACCACCAGGGCTGCCTGGGGTCCCAGGTGACCCAGGTGTACCAGGTGTGCCGGGAGGTCCTGGGTAGTAACCGCCTTGTCCTGaacaataagaaataaataaataaatataaatatccttggacatttcacactgcgcctctagtcccaaactaagcaaagcttgtactatgggtactagacgacgggataaacatacttaaatacttttttttttttgtaaatacatacatattatacatagaaaacacccagacccgtcacagaaattaaaattcatcatttcaatttctgcccggccgggaatcgaacccgggacctctcggcatagtagtccgttctgaaccactacaccaaacggccgacagtcACGAATATTTATTTCTATA from Ostrinia nubilalis chromosome 4, ilOstNubi1.1, whole genome shotgun sequence carries:
- the LOC135088658 gene encoding collagen alpha-2(IV) chain-like isoform X1, translating into MGKGTLIYFLALLVFIQTSEVKPANETKTDKAEIREARTGRQYGPYGPFASSENEVVVDIQDAEKNQYYETNYDTSAYGFGYDVGPNGQFHHENRGPDGVTYGCYGYVDPDGYLRATHYVADSHGYRVVEPEKPIEVWPEEKHEYDEQAANAVTEKVPGQIVPWDKLYFPKGCGRTPGGVPPKPLPPRPPRPPRPPTDSTGQTSNPQPGVTHPGQGGSGGSYGPGGPSGPGGPGGPSGPGGPNGPYGPGGPNGPGGPNGPYGPGGPNGPGGPNGPGGPNGPGGPNGPNGPGGQGGYYPGPPGTPGTPGSPGTPGSPGGPGGPGGPGGPGGPSGPGGQGQGPYYPGQGGYYPGTPGTPGTPGSPGTPGSPGGPGGPGGPGGPGSGGYYPGGPSGPSGPGGPGGPSGPGGPSGPGYYPGTPGTPGTPGSPGSPGGPGGPGGPGGPGGPPGSGYYPGQGGYYPGTPGTPGSPGTPGSPGSPGGPGGPGGPGGPGVGGGSYPGQPGKPGGPGQGGYYPGTPGSPGSPGTPGSPGSPGGPGGPGGPGGPGVGGGSYPGQPGKPGGPGQPGTPGRPGTPGSPGTPGSPGTPGSPGTPGGPGQPGYPGQTGQPGGPGKPGYPGTPGQPGQPGSPGQPGQPGYPGQPGHYPGQPGQPGGPGQPGTPGHPGQPGQPGYPGQPGHPGTPGQPGQPGYPGQPGHPGQPGQPGYPGQPGQPGTPGQPGGPGQPGQPGQPGQPSYPGQPGHPGQPGQPGYPGQPGQPGGPGQPGQPGQPGKPGTPGQPGGPGQPGYPGQPGQPGYPGQPGQPGGPGQPGYPGQPGQPGQPGKPGTPGQPGGPGQPGQPGQPGQPGYPGQPGHPGQPGQPGYPGQPGQPGTPGQPGGPGQPGQPGQPGKPGTPGQPGGPGQPGYPGQPGQPGYPGQPGQPGGPGQPGYPGQPGQPGQPGKPGTPGQPGGPGQPGQPGQPGYPGQPGHPGQPGQPGYPGQPGHPGTPGQPGGPGQPGQPGQPGQPGYPGQPGQPGQPGKPGTPGQPGGPGQPGQPGYPGKPGHPGQPGQPGYPGQPGHPGTPGQPGGPGQPGQPGQPGYPGQPSHPGQPGQPGYPGQPGQPGTPGQPGGPGQPGQPGQPGYPGQPGYPGQPGHPGQPGQPGYPGQPGQPGTPGQPGGPGQPGLPGQPGKPGTPGQPGGPGQQGYPGQPGQPGYPGQPGQPGTPGQPGGPGLPGQPGQPGKPGTPGQPGGPGQQGYPGQPGHPGQPGQPSYPGQPGQPGTPGQPGGPGQPGQPGQPGYPGQPGHPGQPGQPGYPGQPGQPGTPGQPGGPGQLGQPGQPGKPGTPGQPGGPGQQGYPGQPGQPGYPGQPGQPGTPGQPGGPGQPGQPGQPGYPGQPGHPGQPGQPGYPGQPGQPGGPGQPGTPGHPGQPEQPGYPGQPGQPGTPGQPGGPGQPGQPGQPGYPGQPGQPGGPDQPGHPGQPGQPSYPGQPGQPGQPGKPGTPGQPGHPGIPGQPGQPGQSGYPGQPGQPGGPGQPGTPGHPGQPGQPGYPGQPGHPGTPGQPGGPGQPGQPGQPGYPGQPGQPGGPGQPGHPGQPGQPGYPGQPGQQGQPGKPGTPGQPGGPGQPGYPGQPGQPGQPSTPGQPGGPSQPGQPGQPGKPGTPGQPGGPGQPGYPGQPGQPGQPVKPGTPGQPGVPGQPGYPGQPGQPGYPGQPGQPGYPGQPGQPGTPGQPGGPSQPGQPGQPGKPGTPGQPGSPGQPGHPGQPGQPGYPGHPGQPGQPGQPGQPGQPGYPGQPGQPGGPGQPGTPGQPGQHGQPGYPGQPGQPGGPGQPGQPGQPGYPGQPGQPGGPGQSGTPGYPGQPGQQGYPGQPGQPGGPGQPGTPGQPGQPGQPGYPGQPGQPGTPGQPGGPGQPGQPGYPGGDSEGSPTGTGVQPPYYPPPAGQMPPFPIYVIPYPLPIVPSPSTCPCYLLNPGKNDSSATAPGHPQAPQAPPSQAPPNSMAPAYAPYGIIGFVPVVFVPYCPGNATGMNSAQQNFPNAVPVPYNCAQCQASSDVYKYLGRLNGGRSANFGDLKEIKSFTELENLLMNEIKPMKKGLRRIAVRSRALTGETNDKAKNKQ